In Candidatus Eisenbacteria bacterium, the DNA window GATCAGGGCGCGGCTCGCGCCCGCATGACGCAAGAGCGTGAGCTTCTCCCCCTCGACGCGGAGCTTTCCCGTGAGAATGGCCGTGGCGGCGAGCGTCCTCCTCTCGAGGATCTCGCGCCAGAGCGTGAAGGGGCCGCGAAGCGCGAAGCCGGCCTGCGGATGCGAGGGGCCGGGGACGAACTCCGCGCCGTCGCACCGGCCCCGCGCGAGCCGGAGAAAGAGATGCAGCGGCTCCGCGAGCGAAGCGTCCCTCTCGAACGCGAAGAGGAGATTGCCGTTGAATCCGTCCCCCCACCGGGCCGCCGCGTTCCGGTACTCGCTCGAGCCGTTGATCTCGCGCTGGAGCGCGGCGCACCACTCGGGCGTGCCGAACCGGACGGCCACGGTCAGGCTCCTCTCGCGGCCGCGGGAGCGGCCGTGTGGAGCGGCACGAAGCCCGGGTTCAGGATCCCGTCGGGATCGTACCGGCGTTTCGCCGCCTGGAAGAACGCCCACTCCGGACCGAAGTGCGCGCGCCAGTCCTGGTCGTCGAACTCCACGTATCCGGAGAGGTAGCGCTTCCCTCCCATCGCGATCGAGAGCCGGCTCGCGTTCTCGAGCATGGGCCGGGCCTCGTCCCAGAAAGGGGCCGGGATCGCGGGAAGGATTCCGAATCCCATCAGGTTCTCGCCGGGAGGGCGCATGAAGAGGCGCGAGCGCGACGTGGATCCCTTCGCGGGCCAGAGGAGCACGTGCCCCCCGACCAGGATCGACGGCGGAAGATCGGGCAGGATCGCCTCGAGGAGGTGCGGCACGGTCTCCCATGGAAGCACCGTCTCCATCCACGCGTGCACGTGCCCCCACGTCCCGCCCCGCTTCCAGAGGTCGAACACGGTTTCGAGACGCTCGAAGAACCGCTCCGTGGGGAGATCGTCCGTGTAGAGGTGCTCGTAGGGATCGAGTCCTTCGAGGAGCGCGGCGTCGTCGGGCGGGCTCTTCGGATCGAACTCCACGGTCGGATGGAACGGAAAGAACCAGCGCGCGAACACCTGCCGTTTCCCGCTCACCGGCTTCGTTCCCTGCGGCGACGGCGAGGCCCAGCTCTCGAGATGGTCCCACTTGCCCGAGTCCATCGCGTGAACGGATGCCTTCAGGAACGGCTCCACGCGGTCGTAGAGAAGGTAGTAGGTACGCGTCATCGGAAGGAATCGGCGCAGGCGGAGCCGGGCGCGCGTGATCACGCCGACCTGGCCCAGGCCCGCGATCGCGGCCCAGTAGAGGTCGGGATCCCGGTCCGGTGCGCACGATCGCGTCTCCCCGTCCCCGGTCACGACGTCCATCTCGGCGACCTGATCCCCTTGCGTGCCGTGCCGGAACGACGCCACGCCGATCCCGGCGATCGAGAGCGTGCCGCCGACCGTGACGCCGAGGTTGTTCGTGAGGACGGGAGGCGCGAACCCCTCCGGAGCGACCTTCCGCACCAGATCCCACCAGCTCGTCCCCGCGAGCACGTCGACCGTCATCGACTTCGCGTCGACCGGACTCACGCCCGTGAGCGAGCGCATGTCGAGCAGGATCCCGCCGTCGCTCACCGAGATCCGGCTCTGACTGTGCGCCGCGCCGCGCGTGACGACCGCGACCCTTCGCTCGCGCGCGAGGGCGATCGTGGCCGCGACGTCGGCGGCGGAGGAGGGCTCCACCACCGCCGCGGGCACGCCGGTGAAGACGTGGCCGAAGTTGGTGGTGCGCTCGGCGTCGATCGACCCGGGGCCGATCACGCGTCCGCGGACGCGCTTCGCAAGCTCCTGTACGAGCGAAGGCACGCTCAGGCCTGG includes these proteins:
- a CDS encoding FAD-binding protein, which produces MPSLVQELAKRVRGRVIGPGSIDAERTTNFGHVFTGVPAAVVEPSSAADVAATIALARERRVAVVTRGAAHSQSRISVSDGGILLDMRSLTGVSPVDAKSMTVDVLAGTSWWDLVRKVAPEGFAPPVLTNNLGVTVGGTLSIAGIGVASFRHGTQGDQVAEMDVVTGDGETRSCAPDRDPDLYWAAIAGLGQVGVITRARLRLRRFLPMTRTYYLLYDRVEPFLKASVHAMDSGKWDHLESWASPSPQGTKPVSGKRQVFARWFFPFHPTVEFDPKSPPDDAALLEGLDPYEHLYTDDLPTERFFERLETVFDLWKRGGTWGHVHAWMETVLPWETVPHLLEAILPDLPPSILVGGHVLLWPAKGSTSRSRLFMRPPGENLMGFGILPAIPAPFWDEARPMLENASRLSIAMGGKRYLSGYVEFDDQDWRAHFGPEWAFFQAAKRRYDPDGILNPGFVPLHTAAPAAARGA